From one Asterias amurensis chromosome 10, ASM3211899v1 genomic stretch:
- the LOC139943337 gene encoding uncharacterized protein isoform X2, which yields MTMSFKFHQEGLSKLCRICSCRIKVSLQSSRAKAKNASEYVKEIFQIYGISTWQDTADQHPSKLCEKCARKLRHQRDGTRNYSETTLTQTQHIQKEWPVHIRTGNCFICNLITQQSKGGSSTHSRKNCGRPKQAETELTILPFSCDQENIFNHLVDGQETVDIPNTLDIIGHKWEESLFTCPICLSILGTPSLQTHCQHNYCAKCLSLCFKYGGSATLSCPVCSQPANYSEITLIPRVLKVQLQNLDVVCTRCGGIGQISKFIKHECKAHSTINKCTSKQPNTEHNNDSQQGNLNPSSAAKLLKELASKHQVGSPLPQDIEEATDKWVWLKLHYAKTGTAKIKTAGRPAHIQKVTIPSKSSDSVCKSYKRQRTAVISTFRETVSKGSTQTQQADEVQALTDEETSKILQYAKCASMTTEMALSMMRDCHLAWEQLRKLRRYIGASSNVKLCSERQLRKKRDSLLQDNIRGELVQVLINSSAAEGMNGLETKDVPFVYVNNLSSMILDYLDRLDSQRLLTWYDGLIPDNEIWLKVGGDKGGNSFKMCFQIVNVNKPNSLENTVVFACYEGTDSLVNLQRTMPAMMEQIALLSTKKWRERSFRLLCFGDYELLNKLYGINGCNARYCCIYCTLSKEQMQTPFTERSCSQLRTLDSIRAQFELFTEDGSKRSRSKDVSFSVVREPMMPIEPDHVVLPSLHISLGVFKKLFDLYESACHELDLKLFKLRYEHDEVDTDAARSNFETQIDAEIKHQIDKKIQLTEKQNQLEQLEEDLPLYILQHETNKVDEQFIQMAHERFRLRAEIQEKETETDVRLSYASGPVTSALDKVLQKFKVQRQAYHGKSFVGNHVHKCCKPDVIEALTAVPRQKVEENLSDDIPLSAHDQLLRQAATTGSNFRQIFLMFADVHHGINHSNSLDTADIHRIDLCIKEFMQTYRTMFPSHNVTPKLHLLEDHAVKQLMKFKVGFGLLNEQGGELIHTEFNRTGRVVQGMRNDLQRLISIMKRHHTSTAPEVRANIVKPWRKHEN from the exons ATGACAATGAGCTTTAAATTTCATCAAGAAGGTTTATCTAAACTTTGCCGGATTTGTTCATGTCGAATTAAAGTAAGTCTACAGAGTTCTAGAGCAAAAGCCAAAAACGCAAGTGAGTACGTAAAGGAAATTTTCCAAATTTATGGAATAAGCACTTGGCAGGACACTGCAGATCAGCATCCATCTAAACTATGTGAAAAGTGTGCAAGAAAGCTACGACATCAGAGGGATGGTACACGAAATTATTCTGAAACAACTTTGACACAAACACAGCATATTCAGAAAGAGTGGCCAGTACACATCAGGACTGGCAATTGTTTTATTTGCAATCTAATCACACAACAAAGCAAGGGAGGATCATCAACACACTCAAGAAAAAACTGTGGTAGACCTAAACAGGCTGAAACTGAACTAACAATTCTTCCATTTTCTTGCGATCAAGAGAACATTTTTAATCATCTGGTGGATGGACAAGAGACCGTCGATATTCCCAACACTCTGGACATAATTGGACACAAATGGGAAGAGTCTTTGTTTACTTGTCCAATTTGTTTGTCAATACTTGGTACACCCTCGTTGCAGACCCACTGCCAACACAACTACTGTGCCAAATGCTTGTCGTTATGTTTTAAATACGGCGGATCTGCAACCTTAAGCTGCCCAGTGTGTTCACAACCAGCAAACTACAGTGAAATAACACTTATCCCAAGAGTACTAAAAGTACAACTACAAAATCTTGATGTTGTGTGTACACGGTGTGGTGGTATTGggcaaatttcaaaatttataaAACACGAATGTAAGGCCCACTCCACCATCAATAAATGTACATCAAAACAACCTAACACAGAACACAACAACGACAGTCAACAAGGCAACTTAAATCCATCTTCTGCTGCCAAGTTGCTGAAAGAGCTAGCCAGTAAGCATCAAGTGGGTAGCCCTTTACCACAAGACATTGAAGAGGCTACTGACAAATGGGTGTGGCTTAAACTTCACTATGCAAAGACTGGAACAGCAAAAATTAAAACAGCTGGTCGG CCAGCTCATATCCAGAAAGTCACCATTCCATCAAAGTCAAGTGACAGTGTATGCAAATCATACAAACGCCAACGTACAGCTGTGATTTCTACGTTCAGAGAAACAGTTAGCAAGGGGTCAACTCAAACACAACAAGCTGATGAGGTACAAGCACTGACAGATGAAGAGACATCCAAAATTCTTCAGTATGCCAAGTGTGCTTCAATGACCACAGAAATGGCCCTCAGCATGATGAGGGATTGCCATCTTGCTTGGGAGCAGTTGCGGAAACTTAGAAG ATACATTGGAGCTTCAAGCAATGTAAAGCTGTGTTCAGAGAGGCAGCTAAGAAAAAAACGAGACAGCCTTCTTCAGGACAACATTCGTGGGGAGCTTGTTCAAGTTttaatcaacagctctgcagCAGAAGGGATGAATGGTCTAGAAACCAAAGATGTCCCTTTTGTTTATGTGAACAACTTAAGCAGCATGATCTTAGACTATCTTGATCGCCTTGACag CCAAAGACTGCTCACATGGTATGATGGTCTTATTCCCGACAATGAAATTTGGCTGAAAGTCGGAGGCGATAAGGGTGGTAACTCATTTAAAATGTGTTTCCAAATCGTCAACGTAAACAAGCCAAATTCCTTGGAGAACACTGTCGTCTTTGCTTGCTATGAAGGAACCGATTCCCTTGTGAACCTTCAGCGCACAATGCCTGCCATGATGGAACAAATTGCCCTTCTGTCGACGAAAAAATGGCG tGAAAGATCATTTCGTCTTCTGTGCTTTGGCGATTATGAGCTGTTGAACAAGCTTTATGGAATCAATGGCTGTAATG cCAGGTACTGCTGCATTTACTGCACTTTAAGCAAGGAGCAAATGCAGACACCTTTCACAGAGAGATCTTGCTCCCAGCTAAGGACTCTGGATTCCATTAGAGCACAATTTGAACTGTTCACAGAGGATGGTAGCAAGAGATCTCGCTCTAAAGATGTCTCTTTCAGTGTTGTTCGAGAACCAATGATGCCAATAGAACCTGATCAT gttgTACTCCCAAGCCTCCATATATCCTTAGGAGTATTCAAGAAGCTTTTTGACTTGTATGAAAGTGCATGTCATGAGCTAGACTTGAAGCTATTCAAACTGAGGTATGAACATGATGAAGTGGACACGGATGCTGCGCGGtcaaattttgagacccaaaTCGATGCAGAAATTAAGCACCAGATCGACAAAAAAATCCAactaacagaaaaacaaaatcaacttgAACAACTGGAGGAAGATCTGCCGCTTTATATACTGcaacatgaaacaaacaaaGTGGATGAGCAGTTCATCCAGATGGCACATGAGCGATTCAGACTAAGAGCGGAAATCCAAGAAAAG GAAACCGAAACTGATGTTCGGTTAAGCTATGCTTCAGGACCTGTCACCAGTGCCCTTGACAAAGTGCTTCAGAAATTCAAGGTGCAGCGTCAAGCTTATCACGGCAAATCTTTTGTGGGCAACCACGTCCATAAATGTTGCAAG CCTGATGTCATTGAGGCATTGACAGCTGTCCCAAGACAAAAGGTTGAAGAAAACCTGAGCGATGACATCCCATTATCTGCACATGATCAGCTCCTTCGCCAAGCAGCCACAACGGGAAGCAACTTCAGGCAAATATTCTTGATGTTTGCTGATGTACATCATGGTATCAACCATTCCAATTCCCTTGACACCGCAGACATCCATCGCATAG ATCTCTGTATTAAGGAGTTTATGCAAACATACCGCACTATGTTTCCTTCCCATAATGTGACACCCAAGCTCCATCTCCTTGAGGATCATGCGGTAAAACAGCTGATGAAGTTTAAGGTGGGATTTGGACTCTTGAATGAGCAAGGTGGAGAGCTGATCCACACCGAATTCAATCGGACGGGCCGAGTAGTCCAGGGAATGCGGAACGATCTGCAGAGGCTGATCTCAATAATGAAACGCCACCACACCAGCACAGCACCCGAAGTCCGAGCCAATATTGTCAAGCCTTGGAGGAAACATGAAAATTAA
- the LOC139943337 gene encoding uncharacterized protein isoform X1 yields the protein MTMSFKFHQEGLSKLCRICSCRIKVSLQSSRAKAKNASEYVKEIFQIYGISTWQDTADQHPSKLCEKCARKLRHQRDGTRNYSETTLTQTQHIQKEWPVHIRTGNCFICNLITQQSKGGSSTHSRKNCGRPKQAETELTILPFSCDQENIFNHLVDGQETVDIPNTLDIIGHKWEESLFTCPICLSILGTPSLQTHCQHNYCAKCLSLCFKYGGSATLSCPVCSQPANYSEITLIPRVLKVQLQNLDVVCTRCGGIGQISKFIKHECKAHSTINKCTSKQPNTEHNNDSQQGNLNPSSAAKLLKELASKHQVGSPLPQDIEEATDKWVWLKLHYAKTGTAKIKTAGRPAHIQKVTIPSKSSDSVCKSYKRQRTAVISTFRETVSKGSTQTQQADEVQALTDEETSKILQYAKCASMTTEMALSMMRDCHLAWEQLRKLRRYIGASSNVKLCSERQLRKKRDSLLQDNIRGELVQVLINSSAAEGMNGLETKDVPFVYVNNLSSMILDYLDRLDSQRLLTWYDGLIPDNEIWLKVGGDKGGNSFKMCFQIVNVNKPNSLENTVVFACYEGTDSLVNLQRTMPAMMEQIALLSTKKWRERSFRLLCFGDYELLNKLYGINGCNGKFNCVQYNEHVYVYNVSLFNCCLIFSGNVINFLISARYCCIYCTLSKEQMQTPFTERSCSQLRTLDSIRAQFELFTEDGSKRSRSKDVSFSVVREPMMPIEPDHVVLPSLHISLGVFKKLFDLYESACHELDLKLFKLRYEHDEVDTDAARSNFETQIDAEIKHQIDKKIQLTEKQNQLEQLEEDLPLYILQHETNKVDEQFIQMAHERFRLRAEIQEKETETDVRLSYASGPVTSALDKVLQKFKVQRQAYHGKSFVGNHVHKCCKPDVIEALTAVPRQKVEENLSDDIPLSAHDQLLRQAATTGSNFRQIFLMFADVHHGINHSNSLDTADIHRIDLCIKEFMQTYRTMFPSHNVTPKLHLLEDHAVKQLMKFKVGFGLLNEQGGELIHTEFNRTGRVVQGMRNDLQRLISIMKRHHTSTAPEVRANIVKPWRKHEN from the exons ATGACAATGAGCTTTAAATTTCATCAAGAAGGTTTATCTAAACTTTGCCGGATTTGTTCATGTCGAATTAAAGTAAGTCTACAGAGTTCTAGAGCAAAAGCCAAAAACGCAAGTGAGTACGTAAAGGAAATTTTCCAAATTTATGGAATAAGCACTTGGCAGGACACTGCAGATCAGCATCCATCTAAACTATGTGAAAAGTGTGCAAGAAAGCTACGACATCAGAGGGATGGTACACGAAATTATTCTGAAACAACTTTGACACAAACACAGCATATTCAGAAAGAGTGGCCAGTACACATCAGGACTGGCAATTGTTTTATTTGCAATCTAATCACACAACAAAGCAAGGGAGGATCATCAACACACTCAAGAAAAAACTGTGGTAGACCTAAACAGGCTGAAACTGAACTAACAATTCTTCCATTTTCTTGCGATCAAGAGAACATTTTTAATCATCTGGTGGATGGACAAGAGACCGTCGATATTCCCAACACTCTGGACATAATTGGACACAAATGGGAAGAGTCTTTGTTTACTTGTCCAATTTGTTTGTCAATACTTGGTACACCCTCGTTGCAGACCCACTGCCAACACAACTACTGTGCCAAATGCTTGTCGTTATGTTTTAAATACGGCGGATCTGCAACCTTAAGCTGCCCAGTGTGTTCACAACCAGCAAACTACAGTGAAATAACACTTATCCCAAGAGTACTAAAAGTACAACTACAAAATCTTGATGTTGTGTGTACACGGTGTGGTGGTATTGggcaaatttcaaaatttataaAACACGAATGTAAGGCCCACTCCACCATCAATAAATGTACATCAAAACAACCTAACACAGAACACAACAACGACAGTCAACAAGGCAACTTAAATCCATCTTCTGCTGCCAAGTTGCTGAAAGAGCTAGCCAGTAAGCATCAAGTGGGTAGCCCTTTACCACAAGACATTGAAGAGGCTACTGACAAATGGGTGTGGCTTAAACTTCACTATGCAAAGACTGGAACAGCAAAAATTAAAACAGCTGGTCGG CCAGCTCATATCCAGAAAGTCACCATTCCATCAAAGTCAAGTGACAGTGTATGCAAATCATACAAACGCCAACGTACAGCTGTGATTTCTACGTTCAGAGAAACAGTTAGCAAGGGGTCAACTCAAACACAACAAGCTGATGAGGTACAAGCACTGACAGATGAAGAGACATCCAAAATTCTTCAGTATGCCAAGTGTGCTTCAATGACCACAGAAATGGCCCTCAGCATGATGAGGGATTGCCATCTTGCTTGGGAGCAGTTGCGGAAACTTAGAAG ATACATTGGAGCTTCAAGCAATGTAAAGCTGTGTTCAGAGAGGCAGCTAAGAAAAAAACGAGACAGCCTTCTTCAGGACAACATTCGTGGGGAGCTTGTTCAAGTTttaatcaacagctctgcagCAGAAGGGATGAATGGTCTAGAAACCAAAGATGTCCCTTTTGTTTATGTGAACAACTTAAGCAGCATGATCTTAGACTATCTTGATCGCCTTGACag CCAAAGACTGCTCACATGGTATGATGGTCTTATTCCCGACAATGAAATTTGGCTGAAAGTCGGAGGCGATAAGGGTGGTAACTCATTTAAAATGTGTTTCCAAATCGTCAACGTAAACAAGCCAAATTCCTTGGAGAACACTGTCGTCTTTGCTTGCTATGAAGGAACCGATTCCCTTGTGAACCTTCAGCGCACAATGCCTGCCATGATGGAACAAATTGCCCTTCTGTCGACGAAAAAATGGCG tGAAAGATCATTTCGTCTTCTGTGCTTTGGCGATTATGAGCTGTTGAACAAGCTTTATGGAATCAATGGCTGTAATGGTAAGTTTAATTGTGTACAATACAATGAACATGTGTATGTGTATAATGTATCACTATTTAACTGTTGTTTAATATTTTCTGGAAAtgtgatcaattttttaatttcagcCAGGTACTGCTGCATTTACTGCACTTTAAGCAAGGAGCAAATGCAGACACCTTTCACAGAGAGATCTTGCTCCCAGCTAAGGACTCTGGATTCCATTAGAGCACAATTTGAACTGTTCACAGAGGATGGTAGCAAGAGATCTCGCTCTAAAGATGTCTCTTTCAGTGTTGTTCGAGAACCAATGATGCCAATAGAACCTGATCAT gttgTACTCCCAAGCCTCCATATATCCTTAGGAGTATTCAAGAAGCTTTTTGACTTGTATGAAAGTGCATGTCATGAGCTAGACTTGAAGCTATTCAAACTGAGGTATGAACATGATGAAGTGGACACGGATGCTGCGCGGtcaaattttgagacccaaaTCGATGCAGAAATTAAGCACCAGATCGACAAAAAAATCCAactaacagaaaaacaaaatcaacttgAACAACTGGAGGAAGATCTGCCGCTTTATATACTGcaacatgaaacaaacaaaGTGGATGAGCAGTTCATCCAGATGGCACATGAGCGATTCAGACTAAGAGCGGAAATCCAAGAAAAG GAAACCGAAACTGATGTTCGGTTAAGCTATGCTTCAGGACCTGTCACCAGTGCCCTTGACAAAGTGCTTCAGAAATTCAAGGTGCAGCGTCAAGCTTATCACGGCAAATCTTTTGTGGGCAACCACGTCCATAAATGTTGCAAG CCTGATGTCATTGAGGCATTGACAGCTGTCCCAAGACAAAAGGTTGAAGAAAACCTGAGCGATGACATCCCATTATCTGCACATGATCAGCTCCTTCGCCAAGCAGCCACAACGGGAAGCAACTTCAGGCAAATATTCTTGATGTTTGCTGATGTACATCATGGTATCAACCATTCCAATTCCCTTGACACCGCAGACATCCATCGCATAG ATCTCTGTATTAAGGAGTTTATGCAAACATACCGCACTATGTTTCCTTCCCATAATGTGACACCCAAGCTCCATCTCCTTGAGGATCATGCGGTAAAACAGCTGATGAAGTTTAAGGTGGGATTTGGACTCTTGAATGAGCAAGGTGGAGAGCTGATCCACACCGAATTCAATCGGACGGGCCGAGTAGTCCAGGGAATGCGGAACGATCTGCAGAGGCTGATCTCAATAATGAAACGCCACCACACCAGCACAGCACCCGAAGTCCGAGCCAATATTGTCAAGCCTTGGAGGAAACATGAAAATTAA